The genomic interval AGCTGATCTGCAAGTGGCTTTAAGTCTTTGCGTTCCTGGTTTATAGTTAAGGTTGCCTGTTTAGGATGAACCCCAGGAGAATGGTCTAATGGACCCTGATACCCTTCGAGAACGGATTGCATTGATCGAAAATAAGCGAGAATCGCTGGTCCGATTGCTGGAGCAACCAGACCTGGGCACCTTAAGAATCGATGTGAATCAGGCGATCGAGGAAATTGATGATTTACTAGAAGAATTTAAACAAACCTTTCCTGATGCTGCCACAAGCTAACAGGAAGGTTTCCCTACAAATGGATTCTCTCTTGATTGGAGTTTGCCCCACTCCCTCCCGCTTCCAGTAGCTGGAACAAGTTGGCGATGCTTTTAAGACCGCTAGCGGCGGCTTACCTGTTGTCCTAGCTGGCGAACGAGTTCAATGAGTTCACCCGTAGCAGTGTCTTTTTTACAGAAAGCATCAACCTGTGCTGTCTGAATCATCACCTCAGTCTGAGGGTCTTCCAGGGAAGAATAGGCAAGGATTTGAATCTCCGGATGGAGAGCTTTGATATGGGTGGAGGCACTCAGCCCATCCATTATGGGCATTTGCAAGTCAAGAATGACAACATCCGGATGATGCTGTTGAACCATATTGATCGCTTCTTGACCATTGCTTGCTAGACCAACCATTTCCAGATCTTCCTGGCTTCGTAAAGCCAGACTTAGACTAAACCGTGTTAATTCGTGATCGTCCACAATTAGAACACGAACTCTTGATTGTTCGCAGGTCAACATCCTAACCCTACTCATAACGAAACATTACCTGAACTCTTTCATAGGATAGTGTTAACAAATACACCTTCGCCTCTACCATGCGAGTTAATTCGTTCCGCTGTTTGGCTTAACGCTGGATGGAGTCTGGAGGTGGTTTCTGTACGCAATTGAGTGGAGATACTAAAAATTGCATTTTTTGGGGTAGAAGTCAGTAACACTGCTTGAACTTGTCGCGGGCTAAATGTGAATCCTATCTAAACAAACCTTTCTTGCTGGTGGTTTAATGGGTAAAAGTTATACCCCCTGGGTAGCACGGGTTCTCCTGAGCAATGAAGTCATTTTGCACGTTCTGACAACTGCGCTTGCCTTTCACCCAGGACATCGGTGATCAAACCACGGTGCTGAGAGACGGAAGCAAGCGTATTTGCTGCAATCATGCCACTGGCAGCAACGGCAGGTACTCCAATCCCTGGGAAGGTAGAATCACCACAAGACAGTAAGCCCTTAAGGGGGGTTTTGCAACCGGGAAACATTCCCTTTCCAGCAGGAATGGCTGGCCCGTAGCTGCCCCGGTTCCGCCGCAGGAAGCGTTCGTGGGTGAGGGGAGTGCCAACCAGGGTGACTTCGCATCGCTCGCGCAAATCTGGAATAATTCGTTCTAACCCCTGCCAGAGAACCTGAGCACGCTCTGTTTTCAACTGTTGATAACGATCGCTCTGGCGATTGATTCCTGCCCAAAGTTCGTAGGGTTCTGTTGCGGGGGTATAGGCGTGGATACAATGCTTACCCGCAGGTGCGAGGCTGGAGTCTAAAACAGACGGAATCGAAACGGCAACCACGTTTTGAGGTGCATCCACCCCACACGCCCAGTCATTCACAATCAGATAGTGGCACTCCAGATCGGGCGGCAATCCTGTCCCATCGATTCCCAGGTGGAGGTGCATGAAACTGGGGCAGGTGGGCAGGTTCTGGCGTTTTTGGAGAGCGGGCAGATGAGCGGTTTCAGGCAAAAGTTTGGCTGTATCCCAGCTAGAGGCATTGGATACGACGGCATGACGGGCATAAATCTGCTCTCCGGTTTTCAATTGCACACCGACTGCCCGCTGGCGATCGACTAAAATCTGCTGCACGGTTGCCTGCAATTGGAGGCGTCCTCCCCATCGCTCTAATCCCCTCACCAAGGCTCCAATTAATGCCCCACCCCCACCCTGGGGATAGTCCAGGACAACATCTGGACGGTACCAATCTGCAAACATGAACGCCATTTCAGCCGCCAGGGTTCCTTTTGCCGGTAAGCCAGAAAGCATGAAGCAGAGCAAATCTAACCAGATACGAATGAACGGGTCATGAACGACTCCTTCTAGCAGTTGGGAGAAAGACCCAGATAACTGGAAGATGCTCCCGGTCTGTCGCCATATATTGGGCAGAAATGGATAGAGGGTGCTGAGAATACCCCAGTCCGATCGCACCGCGATCGGCGGGATGGCAATTGAGGCTGCTTTCAGAGGAGCCATGACCTGTTGCAAGTGTTGCCACTCTGCCACCGCATCTGCTCCTCGCCACTGTTCCAGAATCTGGATAAACGGTTCTGCTCCGACTGCTGCTCGAAAGTACCCTTCCGGTAAAAAACAACCCCAGGCGTCATAGGTTAACCAGGAAATATCTTCTCCGATCGCGTCTAAAACCTGGCGGAGAGGATTAGCGGAGGGAGTGTAGGAAAGCCCTGAGTAAAGAGACGGGCCAGAGTCGAAATAGAATCCCTGCCGCTCAAACGTATGGGCAGCGCCCCCTGGAATATTGTGGCTCTCACAAACAACAACCTGAAATCCATAGCGAGCCAGCAAAGCAGCACAACAAAGACCCCCGATCCCACTTCCAACCACCACCACGTCTACGGTTTCCATAACCTGACTTCTTGACTAACACTTTAGCGATGATAACGACCAACCTGAACGGGCGCTGTTTTTATCATGGAGGTAGCTTTTTAAGGAATGCTTTCCTTGCAACCATAAAAAGCTTTACTGAACCTCTAGAAGCTGGTGACAAGACTCGAACTTGCGACCGGCTGATTACAAATCAGCTGCTCTACCAACTGAGCTACACCAGCATTACTTACCAATAAAACAAGATAGCAAATTTTGCACCTTCCTGGCGATGGGAATTCGGGAGTGTTCATCTGACACGCCTCACCCCGGCTGAAAGACCTGATAAACTATCAGAAATGGTTCTCCCCTACCCCCATCGCCAAAAGCAGCTTCAGAATTTAGTG from Kovacikia minuta CCNUW1 carries:
- a CDS encoding response regulator, with the protein product MLTCEQSRVRVLIVDDHELTRFSLSLALRSQEDLEMVGLASNGQEAINMVQQHHPDVVILDLQMPIMDGLSASTHIKALHPEIQILAYSSLEDPQTEVMIQTAQVDAFCKKDTATGELIELVRQLGQQVSRR
- a CDS encoding phytoene desaturase family protein, yielding METVDVVVVGSGIGGLCCAALLARYGFQVVVCESHNIPGGAAHTFERQGFYFDSGPSLYSGLSYTPSANPLRQVLDAIGEDISWLTYDAWGCFLPEGYFRAAVGAEPFIQILEQWRGADAVAEWQHLQQVMAPLKAASIAIPPIAVRSDWGILSTLYPFLPNIWRQTGSIFQLSGSFSQLLEGVVHDPFIRIWLDLLCFMLSGLPAKGTLAAEMAFMFADWYRPDVVLDYPQGGGGALIGALVRGLERWGGRLQLQATVQQILVDRQRAVGVQLKTGEQIYARHAVVSNASSWDTAKLLPETAHLPALQKRQNLPTCPSFMHLHLGIDGTGLPPDLECHYLIVNDWACGVDAPQNVVAVSIPSVLDSSLAPAGKHCIHAYTPATEPYELWAGINRQSDRYQQLKTERAQVLWQGLERIIPDLRERCEVTLVGTPLTHERFLRRNRGSYGPAIPAGKGMFPGCKTPLKGLLSCGDSTFPGIGVPAVAASGMIAANTLASVSQHRGLITDVLGERQAQLSERAK